The Flavobacterium commune genome contains a region encoding:
- a CDS encoding SulP family inorganic anion transporter: MTKKTNLFANLKSDFASGLVVFLVALPLCLGIAMASGAPLFSGIIAGVIGGIVVGYLSQSHISVTGPAAGLTAIVLTAITNLGAFDIFLTAVFIAGFIQLALGFLKAGSISNYFPTNVIEGMLAGIGIIIILKQLPHAFGYDADFEGDQSFAQVDGNNTLSSLFQIFDHFHLGAIIVSLFSLAILISWDKVAFLKKFKLVPGALIAVIFGIALNQIFINSGSSLAITKEHLVSLPIPESLEDFKAIIVVPNFSQIINPDVWTVAVTIAIVASVETLLCIEASDRLDQQKRYTNTNVELKAQGIGNIVSSLLGGLPMTSVVVRSSANSNAGAKSKMSTIIHGVFLLLSVLIIPAILNKIPLATLATILILVGYRLAKPATIKHFWEKGKYQFVPFIATMVAVVVTDLLKGVMLGIIISVIFVLKGNLKKAYSFKKEEYEDGDIIHIDLAQEVSFLNKAAIKQTLNDIPENSRVVINAHDTEYIAHDVLDLIREFKEIRAHDQNIKVKLKGFKKAYQLENTDEVSNHVTIEHYYDVAKRMMVKREVF; this comes from the coding sequence ATGACAAAAAAAACCAATCTTTTTGCCAACCTTAAATCTGATTTTGCATCTGGTTTAGTGGTTTTCTTGGTAGCCTTACCATTGTGTTTAGGTATTGCAATGGCTTCGGGGGCACCATTATTTTCGGGTATTATTGCTGGCGTTATAGGAGGAATCGTGGTTGGCTATTTAAGTCAATCTCATATTAGTGTTACCGGGCCGGCGGCTGGATTAACAGCAATTGTATTAACGGCAATAACTAATTTGGGAGCTTTTGATATTTTCTTGACAGCTGTTTTTATTGCCGGTTTTATTCAATTAGCGTTAGGTTTTCTTAAAGCAGGGAGTATATCTAATTATTTTCCAACTAATGTAATTGAAGGAATGCTTGCGGGTATTGGAATTATTATTATTCTAAAACAGCTTCCACATGCTTTTGGCTATGATGCCGATTTTGAAGGAGATCAATCCTTTGCTCAAGTTGATGGAAATAATACGCTGTCTTCATTATTTCAGATTTTCGATCATTTTCATTTAGGAGCAATAATTGTAAGTTTGTTTTCATTGGCAATACTTATTTCCTGGGACAAAGTGGCTTTTTTAAAGAAATTCAAACTAGTTCCCGGAGCATTAATAGCTGTAATTTTTGGTATTGCTTTGAACCAGATTTTTATCAATTCAGGGAGTTCATTAGCTATTACTAAAGAGCATTTAGTGTCTTTGCCTATACCGGAATCATTAGAGGATTTTAAGGCAATTATTGTAGTTCCTAATTTTTCGCAAATTATCAATCCTGATGTTTGGACTGTAGCTGTAACAATTGCTATTGTGGCATCAGTCGAGACTTTATTGTGTATTGAGGCTTCCGACAGATTGGATCAGCAAAAACGATATACTAATACCAATGTCGAGTTAAAAGCCCAAGGAATAGGAAATATAGTAAGTTCTCTTTTGGGAGGATTACCCATGACATCGGTAGTGGTTCGTTCTTCGGCAAATAGTAATGCAGGAGCCAAATCAAAAATGTCAACCATAATCCATGGGGTATTTTTATTATTGAGCGTTTTAATTATTCCCGCAATTTTAAATAAAATTCCATTGGCTACATTAGCTACAATTTTAATCTTAGTCGGCTACCGATTAGCCAAACCGGCTACAATTAAACATTTCTGGGAAAAAGGAAAATATCAATTTGTTCCTTTTATAGCGACGATGGTTGCTGTTGTAGTGACTGATTTGTTAAAAGGAGTAATGCTGGGAATTATTATTAGTGTGATTTTTGTTTTAAAAGGAAATCTAAAAAAAGCATACAGTTTCAAAAAAGAAGAATACGAAGACGGAGATATTATTCATATCGACTTAGCACAGGAAGTTTCTTTTTTAAATAAGGCCGCCATTAAGCAAACACTAAATGATATTCCTGAAAATTCAAGAGTTGTTATTAACGCTCATGATACAGAGTATATTGCTCATGATGTTTTGGATTTAATTCGTGAGTTTAAAGAAATACGAGCTCATGATCAAAATATCAAAGTAAAATTGAAAGGTTTTAAAAAGGCCTATCAGTTAGAGAATACGGATGAAGTTTCAAATCATGTAACAATTGAGCATTATTATGATGTAGCAAAACGAATGATGGTTAAAAGAGAAGTTTTTTAA
- a CDS encoding LysR substrate-binding domain-containing protein, producing the protein MTITQLKYVLAVAEHKNFTLAAEKCFVTQPTLSMQIQKIEEELNIQIFDRTKKPIQLTDIGQKIVNQAKNIVNEADRIQDIVEQQKGFIGGEFRLGIIPTIMPTLLPMFLNNFIKKHPKVKLIIEELNTEEIITKLNNGHLDAAIAATPLMEEKIKEIVLYFEPFVAYIPENHHNFQKKEIEVEDLNLDEILLLQDGHCFRDGILNLCKNNTRSEGNHFQIESGSFETLIKLADEGLGTTLLPYLHTLDLKESDKVKLRHFTEPKPAREVSLIYPKSELKIQIIEALRSTIAGVVKGAIVFQNVQIISPLQKK; encoded by the coding sequence ATGACTATTACCCAACTTAAATATGTTTTGGCTGTAGCCGAACACAAAAACTTCACACTGGCTGCCGAAAAATGTTTTGTAACTCAACCTACCCTGAGTATGCAAATTCAAAAAATTGAAGAAGAATTAAATATTCAAATTTTCGACCGAACTAAAAAACCCATCCAACTAACGGATATTGGTCAAAAAATAGTAAATCAGGCAAAAAATATTGTTAACGAAGCTGATAGAATTCAGGATATTGTTGAACAACAAAAAGGCTTCATAGGTGGCGAATTCAGACTGGGCATCATCCCTACTATTATGCCCACTTTATTACCTATGTTTTTAAATAATTTTATCAAAAAACATCCAAAAGTAAAACTCATTATTGAGGAGTTAAATACCGAAGAAATTATTACCAAATTAAATAATGGTCATTTAGACGCAGCCATTGCCGCTACACCGTTGATGGAAGAAAAAATCAAAGAAATTGTACTATACTTTGAACCATTTGTAGCTTATATTCCTGAAAATCATCATAATTTTCAAAAAAAGGAAATTGAAGTCGAAGACTTAAATCTTGATGAAATTCTTTTATTACAGGATGGACATTGTTTTAGAGACGGTATTTTAAATCTTTGCAAAAACAACACAAGAAGCGAAGGAAATCATTTTCAAATAGAAAGCGGAAGTTTTGAAACCTTAATAAAACTTGCCGATGAAGGGTTAGGAACCACACTTTTACCTTATTTACACACTTTAGACTTAAAAGAATCCGACAAAGTAAAACTGCGTCATTTTACAGAACCTAAACCCGCCAGAGAAGTCAGCCTTATTTATCCAAAGAGTGAATTAAAAATCCAAATTATTGAAGCATTAAGAAGCACTATAGCGGGAGTTGTAAAAGGAGCTATCGTTTTCCAAAATGTACAAATTATAAGTCCACTTCAAAAAAAATAG
- the can gene encoding carbonate dehydratase: MVDFYKKILDNNKEWVVKSLEKDPNYFADLAKGQTPPLLWIGCSDSRVPANEIIGAKPGEVFVHRNIANMVVHTDMNMLSVLDYAVNVLKVKHVIVCGHYGCGGIKAAMGNQSIGIIDNWIRHIKDVYRMHNVYLDSIQDETERFNTFVEINAKEQVFDLAKTSIVQNAWKNGQDLTLHGWVYGLNSGFVTDLEVNISSNKELDEVYQLNL, from the coding sequence ATGGTTGATTTTTATAAAAAAATATTAGATAATAATAAAGAATGGGTCGTAAAATCATTAGAGAAAGATCCTAACTATTTTGCAGATTTAGCCAAAGGACAAACACCACCATTGTTGTGGATAGGATGTTCTGACAGTCGTGTGCCGGCAAATGAGATTATTGGAGCTAAGCCGGGAGAGGTTTTTGTACACCGAAATATTGCTAATATGGTTGTACATACCGATATGAATATGCTAAGTGTTTTGGATTATGCTGTGAATGTTTTAAAAGTAAAACACGTAATTGTTTGTGGACATTATGGTTGTGGAGGTATAAAAGCAGCTATGGGAAATCAGTCTATCGGGATTATTGATAATTGGATTCGACATATTAAAGATGTGTATCGTATGCACAATGTTTATTTAGATTCTATTCAAGATGAAACGGAGCGTTTTAACACCTTTGTAGAAATAAATGCTAAAGAGCAGGTTTTTGATTTAGCCAAAACATCGATTGTACAAAATGCCTGGAAAAACGGTCAGGATTTAACTCTGCACGGTTGGGTTTATGGTTTGAATTCCGGTTTTGTTACCGATTTAGAAGTGAATATTAGTTCAAATAAAGAACTGGATGAAGTCTATCAATTGAATTTATAA